Proteins found in one Methanospirillum hungatei JF-1 genomic segment:
- a CDS encoding HemK2/MTQ2 family protein methyltransferase: MPPSPTSSVPDEGQIYPPREDTFFLLRMAQAEVKPDDIVLEVGTGSGYVASSIQDCRMVFATDINPHAVLSAHERGIQVVRTDLIAGLRRIFSLILFNPPYIPTRPDERCHDWLEYALDGGPDGRGPLTRFLDQVADVLIPGGRVLIVISSLQYFEKCEEIFKKTGFSYTIADHEILEDGEELRIYRLKRD; this comes from the coding sequence TTGCCACCATCTCCAACCAGCTCAGTTCCTGATGAGGGGCAGATATACCCGCCCAGAGAAGATACCTTTTTTCTGCTCAGAATGGCTCAGGCGGAGGTAAAACCAGATGATATCGTCCTTGAAGTGGGGACCGGGAGCGGGTATGTTGCCTCATCCATTCAGGACTGCCGGATGGTCTTTGCAACCGACATAAACCCTCATGCCGTGCTCTCTGCTCATGAAAGAGGAATCCAGGTTGTAAGAACAGACCTTATCGCAGGACTTCGCCGGATTTTTTCTCTTATTCTCTTTAATCCCCCATACATACCTACGAGACCTGATGAACGATGCCACGACTGGCTTGAGTATGCCCTTGACGGAGGGCCGGACGGGAGAGGACCACTTACCCGGTTTCTTGATCAGGTTGCCGATGTTCTGATACCCGGTGGGCGGGTTTTGATTGTAATCTCCTCACTCCAGTATTTTGAAAAATGCGAGGAGATCTTTAAAAAAACCGGGTTTTCATATACTATCGCCGATCATGAGATCCTTGAAGATGGCGAGGAACTGAGAATATACCGCCTGAAAAGAGATTGA
- the purH gene encoding bifunctional phosphoribosylaminoimidazolecarboxamide formyltransferase/IMP cyclohydrolase, producing MKRALLSVWNKDGIIDLARTLHQAGIELLSSGGTAKVLTASNIPIIEVSEYTGFPEMMDGRVKTLHPKIHGGILGRRGTDDAIMKEHNIGPIDLVVVNLYPFEEMTKQSLPLDELIEFIDIGGPAMIRAAAKNFQDVLVVIDPADYPALMNAVSSKKSFSKEERLAYARKVFARMAAYDGAISNYLYGLEEELPSVYSVQFRNGRMLRYGENPHQIAAVYGESGIGGSLPLQGKAMSYNNYLDVDAAVGLLREFDECAAVIVKHNNPCGVATGEIIRDVYIAARDVDPVSAYGGIVAVNREVTPDLAKEIASTFIEVLVAPSFSEEAREILKTKENLRLLHLTDPAGHAAIRTIDGGALVQVTPVQREEWRVVTDRDPTADEEAAMMLAMKVCKHVKSNAIIFADKNRALGIGAGQMSRVDSAKIAISKAQFSLKGSVVASDAFLPFSDTLEVAAEAGATALIQPGGSIRDNEVIAEANRRKMAMVFTGIRYFRH from the coding sequence ATGAAGCGTGCACTCCTTTCAGTCTGGAACAAGGACGGCATCATCGACCTTGCCCGGACGTTGCACCAGGCCGGGATTGAACTTTTGAGCTCCGGGGGAACCGCAAAAGTACTCACTGCCTCAAACATTCCCATCATCGAAGTATCAGAATATACCGGGTTTCCTGAGATGATGGACGGGCGGGTCAAGACATTACACCCGAAAATTCATGGAGGGATTCTCGGCCGGAGAGGTACTGACGATGCCATAATGAAAGAGCACAATATCGGGCCGATAGATCTCGTCGTGGTCAATCTCTATCCCTTTGAGGAGATGACAAAGCAGTCTCTTCCCCTCGATGAACTGATTGAATTCATCGATATTGGCGGGCCGGCAATGATACGTGCTGCAGCTAAAAATTTTCAGGATGTCCTTGTCGTGATTGATCCGGCAGATTATCCTGCTCTCATGAATGCTGTATCATCTAAAAAGTCATTCTCCAAGGAAGAGCGACTTGCCTATGCCAGGAAAGTCTTTGCACGTATGGCCGCTTATGACGGAGCCATCAGCAACTATCTGTATGGTCTTGAAGAAGAGTTGCCTTCTGTCTATTCGGTTCAGTTCAGGAATGGCCGGATGCTGCGGTATGGTGAAAACCCTCATCAGATTGCTGCAGTCTATGGTGAGAGTGGGATTGGTGGCAGTCTTCCGCTCCAGGGGAAAGCCATGTCATATAATAATTATCTTGACGTCGATGCTGCAGTCGGGCTTCTCCGTGAATTTGATGAATGTGCAGCAGTTATTGTCAAACATAATAATCCCTGCGGGGTTGCGACCGGGGAGATCATCCGCGATGTCTATATTGCAGCCAGGGATGTGGACCCCGTCTCCGCGTATGGTGGCATTGTAGCGGTTAACCGGGAGGTTACCCCAGATCTAGCCAAAGAGATAGCCTCGACCTTTATAGAAGTGCTTGTTGCCCCATCTTTCTCTGAAGAGGCGAGAGAGATTCTTAAGACCAAGGAAAACCTCCGGCTTCTTCATCTCACCGATCCTGCAGGACATGCAGCGATAAGAACCATTGATGGTGGTGCTCTCGTTCAGGTGACACCGGTTCAGAGAGAGGAATGGCGGGTGGTAACTGACCGGGATCCGACCGCTGATGAAGAGGCGGCGATGATGCTTGCCATGAAGGTCTGTAAGCATGTGAAAAGTAACGCTATCATCTTTGCAGATAAAAACAGGGCCCTTGGCATTGGTGCCGGCCAGATGAGCAGAGTTGACAGTGCAAAGATAGCCATCTCGAAGGCGCAGTTCTCCTTGAAGGGTTCTGTTGTTGCATCAGATGCATTCCTCCCATTTTCTGATACCCTTGAAGTCGCCGCCGAAGCAGGGGCCACCGCCCTTATCCAGCCAGGAGGATCAATCCGGGACAACGAAGTCATTGCTGAGGCAAACCGGAGGAAGATGGCAATGGTCTTTACCGGAATCAGGTATTTCAGACATTAA
- the rsmA gene encoding 16S rRNA (adenine(1518)-N(6)/adenine(1519)-N(6))-dimethyltransferase RsmA: protein MRAYRDQHFLTDPRIVARIADILDISGRIVLEIGPGEGILTEALLERGARVISVELDRTLIERLSRRFASEIADGSLTLLQGDAVKVPLPPFEIVMANLPYSISSPITFRLLDIGFEAAILMYQKEFADRMMAHPGTRDCGRLSIMLQTYARANRCFDLPPGAFSPPPAVRSTVMWIEPREPLFPIHDRKIYEDLVRELFTRRRKTVQSTLKALAGMFGKEKIDSVVRDLNPEILSSRPEALYLEDFATISNQLSS, encoded by the coding sequence ATGAGAGCATACCGGGACCAGCATTTTCTGACTGATCCCCGGATTGTTGCCCGGATAGCAGATATACTTGACATTTCCGGCCGGATTGTCCTTGAGATAGGTCCGGGCGAAGGCATTTTAACAGAGGCCCTTCTTGAACGGGGTGCCAGAGTCATATCTGTTGAACTTGACAGAACCCTTATCGAACGATTATCACGGCGGTTTGCATCTGAAATTGCAGACGGATCTCTTACATTACTCCAGGGGGATGCCGTAAAGGTGCCGCTCCCGCCATTTGAGATCGTTATGGCAAACCTTCCGTATTCCATATCTTCTCCCATAACTTTCCGGCTGCTGGACATCGGTTTTGAAGCTGCAATACTTATGTACCAGAAAGAGTTTGCAGACCGGATGATGGCCCATCCGGGGACCCGTGACTGTGGGAGACTTTCTATTATGCTCCAGACCTATGCACGGGCGAACCGGTGCTTTGATCTTCCACCCGGAGCTTTCTCTCCACCGCCTGCCGTCAGGTCAACGGTCATGTGGATTGAACCCAGAGAACCATTATTCCCGATTCATGACCGGAAGATATATGAAGACCTCGTCCGCGAACTTTTCACCAGGCGGAGAAAGACAGTGCAGTCCACCCTGAAAGCACTGGCAGGGATGTTTGGAAAAGAGAAGATTGATTCGGTCGTCAGGGATCTAAATCCGGAAATTCTCTCATCACGACCAGAGGCACTCTACCTTGAAGACTTTGCCACCATCTCCAACCAGCTCAGTTCCTGA
- the hxlB gene encoding 6-phospho-3-hexuloisomerase has product MSSPSTTEPCIPLRDIMSMMISRIGEIAETLRQDQVDCFISALMSADRIFVIGAGRSGFVAKSFAMRLMHLGLTSYVVGETVTPSFHKNDTLIAFSGSGKTKSVMEACETTRQIGGQICLITGTRVSPMAELADCVVLLDTEEESCHVGPDHFDLRQLRGEHRSISAACTPLGTLFETTAMIFADSVISALIEMKHCSIEEIMHRYTNMQ; this is encoded by the coding sequence ATGTCTTCACCATCCACAACTGAACCATGTATCCCCCTCCGGGATATCATGTCCATGATGATCTCCCGCATCGGTGAGATTGCCGAGACTCTCAGGCAGGATCAGGTTGATTGTTTTATATCTGCATTGATGTCGGCAGACCGGATATTTGTCATCGGTGCCGGCCGGTCAGGGTTTGTAGCAAAATCCTTTGCAATGCGCCTGATGCATCTGGGCCTGACCTCCTATGTGGTAGGAGAGACCGTCACCCCCTCATTTCACAAGAATGACACCCTCATTGCATTTTCCGGCTCAGGAAAGACAAAATCAGTCATGGAGGCATGTGAGACCACCCGTCAGATAGGCGGTCAGATCTGTCTGATAACCGGGACCAGGGTCTCACCAATGGCAGAGCTTGCGGATTGCGTGGTTCTTTTGGATACCGAAGAAGAGAGTTGCCATGTCGGTCCTGATCATTTTGACCTCAGGCAGCTCCGTGGTGAACACCGGTCAATATCAGCTGCCTGTACCCCCCTCGGAACCCTGTTTGAGACTACTGCCATGATATTTGCAGATTCTGTTATCAGTGCCCTGATTGAGATGAAACATTGTTCCATTGAAGAGATTATGCACCGGTATACCAATATGCAATAA